A single Gadus macrocephalus chromosome 22, ASM3116895v1 DNA region contains:
- the lgals17 gene encoding galectin 17 → MRIRIPTRLWSPGRLTSVLLLELMVSWARAGAPPPVVVCAVGGRALLPCSWEEGGAHVEWRSRAPLETVYERWGERTWAAPGFQGRLAVAAGALAAGDCSLELLDAQLLDGGEYDSYGLQGGGRLVRRIPLHSVRLSVHDHKLQRSVSVGEDLTLELITPQAQRVVFQERNGSSWGLLWQRGGAESPRLRRVPGREELVLTHPTPEDQGFYKVLDGHGLAVSTLLLSVRESLPVPEPHQDYREHNSPVGSTAVGPRPPGCIPLSLLLWTCALASRLTRS, encoded by the exons ATGAGGATCAGGATTCCAACGCGTCTGTG GTCCCCCGGCCGGCTGACCTCCgtcctgctgctggagctgatGG TCTCCTGGGCGCGGGccggagccccgcccccggTGGTGGTGTGTGCGGTGGGGGGGCGGGCCCTGCTCCCCTGCagctgggaggagggcggggcccaCGTGGAGTGGCGGAGCCGCGCGCCGCTGGAGACGGTCTACGAGAGGTGGGGCGAGCGGACGTGGGCGGCGCCCGGGTTCCAGGGGCGTCTGGCCGTGGCCGCCGGGGCGCTGGCGGCGGGGGACTGCTCCCTGGAGCTGCTGGACGCCCAGCTGCTGGACGGCGGCGAGTACGACTCCTACGGGCTGCAGGGCGGCGGGCGGCTGGTCCGCCGCATCCCGCTGCACAGCGTGCGCCTCAGCGTGCACG ACCATAAGCTCCAGAGGTCGGTGAGCGTTGGAGAGGACCTGACCCTGGAGCTCATCACCCCCCAGGCCCAGAGGGTGGTGTTCCAGGAGAG GAACGGCTCCAGCTGGGGTCTGCtgtggcagagggggggggcggagtcCCCCCGGCTGAGGAGGGTCCCGGGCCGGGAGGAGCTGGTGCTGACCCACCCCACCCCCGAGGACCAGGGCTTCTACAAGGTCCTGGACGGGCACGGGCTGGCCGTCAGCACCCTGCTGCTCAGCGTACGAG agTCCCTCCCGGTACCAGAGCCCCACCAGGACTACAGGGAACACAACTCTCCTGTCGGCAGCACAG ctgtCGGGCCTCGCCCGCCCGgctgtatccctctctctctgctcctgtgGACGTGTGCGTTGGCCTCCAGGCTGACTCGGTCCTGA
- the LOC132451429 gene encoding uncharacterized protein LOC132451429, with translation MAVRMDLCLEALSALTGCRVEASAAESQLMPQDVVNIAALKQFYRREGLQELEYPSLGSLSLGGPDDEDMYSAPLAVEGAPPPEPLEGPPIKINPATFFDPRFDYDFTNVKDGDRSFSRGEERYVRPCGWRRVALRVLGYDGGDAWLGTGPDAWPVSYHGNRMDGALGVTAIRRGPALEGAEPGALEEIEPGPVAGETYLRGVYSSTLVGVAEGYCKRFRSRGDGKTYKVVLQNRINPEQRRQCQREGLWVVTVAEGSGPAQTRASIQLALRPYGLLLKED, from the exons atgGCCGTGCGGATGGACCTGTGTCTCGAGGCGCTGTCCGCGCTGACGGGGTGTCGCGTGGAGGCCTCGGCCGCCGAGTCGCAGCTGATGCCGCAGGACGTGGTGAACATCGCAGCCCTGAAGCAGTTCTACCGCCGCGAGGGCCTGCAGGAGCTCGAGTACCCCAGCCTTGGCTCCCTGTCGCTAGGCGGCCCCGACGACGAGGACATGTACAGCGCGCCCCTCGCCGTGGAGGGGGcccccccgccggagcccctCGAAGGACCCCCCATTAAGATCAATCCCGCCACCTTCTTCGATCCCCGGTTCGACTACGACTTCACCAACGTCAAG gatggTGACCGGAGCTTCTCGCGCGGCGAGGAGCGGTACGTGCGTCCGTGCGGCTGGCGGCGGGTGGCCCTGCGGGTGCTGGGGTACGATGGGGGCGACGCCTGGCTGGGCACCGGCCCCGACGCCTGGCCCGTCAGTTACCACGGCAACCGCATGGACGGGGCCCTGGGCGTCACGGCGATACGCCGCGGCCCGGCCCTCGAGGGGGCGGAGCCCGGGGCCCTGGAGGAGATCGAGCCCGGCCCGGTCGCCGGGGAGACCTACCTGAGGGGCGTGTACTCCTCCACCCtggtgggcgtggccgaggGCTACTGCAAGAGGTTCCGTTCCCGCGGCGACGGGAAGACCTACAAGGTGGTGCTGCAGAACCGGATCAACCCGGAGCAGCGCAGGCAGTGCCAGAGGGAGGGGCTCTGGGTGGTCACCGTCGCCGAGGGGAGCGGCCCCGCCCAGACCAGGGCCTCCATCCAGCTCGCCCTACGGCCCTACGGCCTGCTGCTCAAGGAGGACTga